The following are encoded in a window of Bradyrhizobium guangdongense genomic DNA:
- a CDS encoding Ku protein, with the protein MAPHANWKGFLRLSLVTCPVALFPATSESEKIAFNQLNRSTGRRVKYLKVDADTGEGVSSEDIVKGYEFEKGQYIEVSKAELEEIALESTRTIEIDEFVDRSDIDPRYLIRPYYLRPDGKVGHEAFAVIRETIREMEKVAIGRVVLTNREHIIALEPLDKGLVGTLLRYPYEVRSEQEYFDEIQGVKVTKDMLDLAKHIVNQKGGRFDPEKFEDHYESALVDLINQKRAGKTIGPKEPPKGENVVDLMEALRRSVGQEATPARAAKPAKKSKKAGPSQKEMLMPITGKKQAKELAAKKPAAGTRSKSA; encoded by the coding sequence ATGGCCCCCCACGCCAACTGGAAAGGGTTTCTTCGTCTTTCCCTCGTGACCTGCCCGGTGGCGCTCTTTCCAGCGACGTCGGAGAGTGAGAAGATCGCTTTCAACCAATTGAACCGGTCAACGGGCCGACGGGTCAAATACCTGAAAGTCGACGCCGATACCGGGGAGGGGGTCTCTAGCGAAGATATCGTCAAGGGCTACGAGTTCGAGAAGGGCCAATACATTGAGGTGTCGAAAGCGGAGCTTGAAGAGATCGCGCTGGAGTCCACGCGTACCATCGAGATCGATGAGTTCGTCGATCGTTCCGACATAGACCCGAGATACCTGATCAGGCCCTATTACTTGCGTCCAGACGGAAAGGTGGGCCACGAGGCCTTCGCCGTCATCCGCGAGACAATCCGTGAGATGGAGAAGGTTGCGATCGGCCGGGTCGTGCTCACGAACCGGGAGCATATCATTGCGCTGGAGCCGCTGGACAAAGGGCTTGTCGGCACACTGCTCCGCTACCCCTATGAGGTGCGCAGCGAGCAGGAATATTTCGATGAAATCCAGGGCGTTAAGGTCACAAAAGACATGCTGGATCTCGCCAAGCACATCGTGAACCAAAAGGGCGGGCGGTTCGATCCGGAGAAGTTTGAGGATCACTACGAGAGCGCGCTAGTTGACCTCATCAATCAGAAGCGCGCAGGCAAGACCATCGGCCCGAAGGAGCCGCCCAAGGGCGAAAACGTCGTCGACCTCATGGAAGCCCTACGGCGCAGCGTCGGGCAAGAGGCAACGCCGGCCAGGGCGGCCAAGCCAGCCAAGAAGTCAAAGAAGGCGGGGCCCAGCCAGAAGGAGATGTTGATGCCGATCACCGGCAAGAAGCAGGCAAAGGAGTTGGCTGCCAAGAAGCCGGCTGCTGGAACCCGGAGCAAGTCAGCGTGA
- a CDS encoding HAD family hydrolase, which yields MPKAAIFDLDGTLIDSVDLHALAWHEAMVKFGHDVSFAQVRSQIGKGGDKLIPVFLSEAEQKDHGEEMEAWRGNRFKSAYLPLVRPFSAVPDLLRRIRHAGIRLAVASSAKKDELATYLDIAGIANLAEVTTCSDDVQQSKPAPDIFETALGKLGITGSDAVAIGDTPYDAIAARKAGITTIGVLAGGFTEDELRRAGCAEIYPGPAALFACFENSLLAMSRTA from the coding sequence ATGCCTAAAGCTGCAATCTTCGACCTCGACGGGACTCTTATCGATTCCGTCGATCTTCACGCTCTTGCTTGGCACGAAGCAATGGTGAAGTTCGGCCATGACGTCAGCTTCGCGCAAGTTCGAAGCCAGATCGGAAAGGGTGGCGACAAGCTCATTCCTGTCTTCCTTTCCGAGGCCGAGCAGAAAGACCACGGCGAGGAAATGGAGGCCTGGCGCGGCAATCGCTTCAAAAGCGCCTATTTGCCGCTGGTGCGCCCATTTTCGGCGGTGCCAGACCTGCTGCGCCGGATTCGGCATGCAGGCATCCGGCTTGCAGTCGCTTCGTCGGCTAAGAAAGATGAACTAGCCACATACCTCGATATCGCAGGCATTGCCAATCTGGCGGAAGTGACCACTTGTTCAGACGACGTGCAGCAGTCCAAACCCGCCCCGGACATCTTCGAAACCGCTCTCGGGAAACTCGGCATCACGGGCAGCGATGCCGTAGCCATCGGAGACACACCTTACGACGCCATCGCGGCCAGAAAAGCCGGGATCACGACGATCGGTGTTCTAGCAGGTGGGTTCACCGAGGACGAGTTAAGGCGGGCGGGATGCGCCGAAATTTACCCTGGTCCAGCGGCGCTCTTCGCCTGCTTTGAGAACTCTTTGCTGGCCATGTCGCGCACCGCCTAA